One genomic window of Methanosalsum zhilinae DSM 4017 includes the following:
- the fpoK gene encoding F420H2 dehydrogenase subunit FpoK — MIALEHYLVLSAIIFSIGLYGLMTLKNGIRLMMCIELMLNAAIINLVAFSAYSHDITGQVFALFIIALAAAEAAIGLAIMLSIYRVRDDINLNEVNILRW; from the coding sequence ATGATTGCTCTGGAACATTACCTGGTACTTTCTGCAATCATTTTCTCAATAGGTCTCTATGGACTGATGACCCTGAAGAACGGTATACGTCTTATGATGTGTATTGAACTTATGCTGAATGCAGCAATAATCAATCTTGTAGCCTTCTCTGCATACAGTCATGATATAACCGGGCAGGTATTTGCACTGTTCATTATTGCACTGGCAGCAGCAGAGGCTGCAATAGGACTTGCTATTATGCTGTCCATCTACAGGGTGCGTGATGATATCAACCTTAATGAAGTTAATATACTGAGGTGGTAA
- the fpoH gene encoding F420H2 dehydrogenase subunit FpoH encodes MMVDIIELYNNPWLRGVLGLVLIGVIFIGAMIAVWLERKISADVQYRIGPNRLGKFGIFQLVADAIKLFTKEDIIPNKADRILFVTAPMVMMASVFLMLVAIPFGAVIINDTVYPIVAAEMDISILYIQAMSAISLIGIFMVAYGSNNKYSLIGAFRNFARMVGYEVPLMITIISVAIMANSLDIIEIVKVQDPMWFIILQPIGFFVFFVASMSEMGRLPFDQTEAEEELVAGWITEYTGMRFGLGFFAEYIHMILGSFLIALLFLGGWNLPGLVPGILTSNLILGFIVPTVVLVAKAGIVLMFIIMLRWAVPRFRIDQVVNLSWKKLFPLSVINLVWAIALTLYMGV; translated from the coding sequence ATGATGGTGGATATTATAGAACTGTATAATAATCCCTGGCTAAGAGGTGTTCTTGGCCTTGTACTGATCGGAGTAATTTTTATCGGTGCAATGATTGCTGTATGGCTGGAACGTAAGATATCAGCCGATGTTCAGTACAGGATAGGACCAAACCGCCTTGGAAAATTTGGAATATTCCAGCTGGTTGCTGATGCGATAAAATTGTTCACAAAAGAGGATATTATCCCCAATAAAGCAGACAGAATTCTTTTTGTAACTGCTCCCATGGTTATGATGGCATCGGTATTTCTTATGCTTGTGGCAATTCCATTTGGAGCCGTAATAATCAATGATACTGTATACCCGATCGTGGCCGCTGAAATGGATATAAGTATTCTTTATATTCAGGCAATGTCCGCAATATCCCTGATAGGTATTTTCATGGTTGCCTACGGTTCCAACAATAAATATTCTCTTATAGGGGCTTTCAGGAACTTTGCAAGAATGGTTGGATATGAAGTCCCACTCATGATCACCATTATAAGTGTGGCAATAATGGCAAACAGTCTTGATATTATTGAGATTGTGAAAGTTCAGGATCCTATGTGGTTTATTATACTACAGCCAATTGGCTTCTTTGTATTCTTTGTAGCTTCAATGTCCGAGATGGGGCGTCTGCCTTTTGACCAGACGGAGGCAGAAGAAGAACTTGTGGCAGGATGGATCACCGAATATACAGGTATGAGATTTGGTCTTGGTTTTTTTGCAGAATATATCCATATGATTCTTGGATCATTCCTGATTGCTCTTCTGTTCCTTGGAGGATGGAATCTGCCAGGGCTTGTACCGGGAATATTAACCTCGAATTTGATCCTGGGATTCATTGTGCCTACAGTTGTCCTGGTGGCAAAAGCAGGTATTGTCCTGATGTTTATAATCATGCTTAGATGGGCAGTTCCAAGGTTCAGGATCGATCAGGTTGTGAACCTGAGCTGGAAGAAACTATTCCCACTCTCAGTAATAAACCTCGTCTGGGCCATAGCATTGACTCTGTACATGGGAGTGTGA
- the fpoC gene encoding F420H2 dehydrogenase subunit FpoC, translated as MDAKTIIDSISNEFSDSISNTLIESEIRVSAYVSFSDVVEVCRYLKESLGFDHLCCESVVDYIKRDELEVVYHIASYDHPVVLTLKAILPRDKPEIDSIVDVYWNANWYERENYELFGVSYTNHPDLRALVLPEEMLGEWPLRKDYEGFPQKTAKNLV; from the coding sequence ATGGATGCGAAAACAATTATTGATTCTATAAGTAACGAATTTTCTGATTCTATATCAAATACCTTAATTGAATCTGAAATAAGGGTATCTGCATATGTTTCATTTTCAGATGTTGTTGAGGTGTGCAGATATCTTAAAGAAAGCCTGGGTTTTGATCATCTCTGCTGTGAATCGGTTGTTGATTATATTAAAAGGGATGAACTCGAGGTGGTATATCATATAGCTTCATATGACCATCCGGTCGTACTGACCCTGAAGGCAATACTTCCCAGAGATAAACCGGAAATTGATTCCATTGTTGATGTATACTGGAACGCTAACTGGTATGAGAGAGAGAACTACGAGCTTTTTGGTGTCAGTTACACCAATCATCCTGATCTAAGAGCACTGGTTCTTCCTGAGGAAATGCTTGGTGAATGGCCCCTTCGAAAAGATTACGAGGGCTTTCCCCAGAAAACAGCTAAAAATCTGGTGTGA
- the cofG gene encoding 7,8-didemethyl-8-hydroxy-5-deazariboflavin synthase subunit CofG, whose amino-acid sequence MADFVTFARNVFIPVTNVCRNRCGYCGFRKEPDDPQSHLMSPAKIRPILEKGKELGCSEALFTFGEQPEEVEGYSELLQELGYSTNIDYITDLCRIAVETGLLPHTNAGIVTHSSMKQLAEFNASMGLMLETTATVKVHSNSPGKLPERRIEVIKSAGELKIPFTTGILVGIGESREDRIHSLETIAKLHKKYGHIQEVIIQNFTPKPGTEMENCIAPDIDTMIDTVSLARKILQDDIAVQVPPNLTDPRHLIRAGASDLGGISPATIDWINPESSWPSVDRLQQMVGSIPLRERLPIYPQYIEKGWYSDSIAELIEFLGCNGYRKDQSIK is encoded by the coding sequence ATGGCTGATTTTGTTACATTTGCACGCAATGTATTCATACCGGTTACAAATGTGTGCAGGAACAGATGCGGATACTGTGGTTTCAGAAAGGAGCCAGATGATCCACAATCACATCTCATGAGCCCTGCAAAGATAAGACCCATACTTGAAAAGGGCAAAGAGCTGGGATGCAGTGAGGCACTGTTTACCTTTGGAGAACAGCCTGAAGAAGTGGAAGGTTATTCAGAACTTCTGCAGGAACTGGGATATTCCACCAATATAGACTATATAACAGATCTGTGCAGGATCGCGGTGGAAACCGGACTTCTACCCCATACCAATGCGGGAATTGTTACTCACTCCAGTATGAAGCAGCTTGCAGAATTTAATGCAAGTATGGGCCTGATGCTGGAGACCACAGCCACAGTAAAGGTCCACAGCAATTCTCCTGGTAAGCTACCTGAGAGGAGAATAGAGGTTATAAAGAGCGCAGGCGAGCTTAAAATACCATTTACCACAGGAATACTGGTAGGGATTGGAGAAAGCCGGGAAGATCGCATTCACTCCCTTGAAACCATAGCTAAACTCCACAAGAAATACGGGCATATACAGGAAGTGATCATCCAGAACTTTACCCCGAAACCCGGGACCGAAATGGAAAATTGTATTGCTCCAGATATTGATACCATGATAGATACAGTATCTCTGGCAAGGAAAATATTGCAGGATGATATTGCAGTCCAGGTACCTCCAAACCTGACAGACCCACGCCATCTCATAAGAGCCGGAGCATCCGATCTGGGTGGGATCTCTCCTGCAACCATTGACTGGATAAATCCAGAATCCAGCTGGCCTTCTGTGGATAGACTGCAGCAGATGGTTGGGAGCATACCTCTTCGCGAACGACTGCCCATATATCCGCAGTATATTGAGAAAGGTTGGTACAGTGACTCAATAGCAGAACTTATCGAATTTCTAGGCTGCAATGGATACCGGAAAGATCAATCCATAAAATAG
- a CDS encoding 4Fe-4S binding protein, with translation MKINGLCVGCGQCAAICKKDAIDVMGRAEFNDRCNECGSCAEYCPLKAIEV, from the coding sequence ATGAAAATAAATGGTCTGTGTGTCGGATGCGGTCAGTGTGCTGCGATATGTAAAAAAGATGCTATTGATGTGATGGGAAGGGCAGAATTCAATGACAGGTGCAATGAATGCGGGTCATGTGCTGAGTACTGTCCCCTGAAAGCAATAGAGGTATGA
- a CDS encoding NADH-quinone oxidoreductase subunit J produces the protein MYVIGELIAFLIFAVALIASSIFVIAAKNIVRAGLSLIVSLFSVAGLYMLLNAYFLGVIQVLVYVGAIGILILFAIMLTKTEMGSDSDVR, from the coding sequence ATGTACGTTATTGGAGAACTAATCGCATTTTTAATATTTGCAGTCGCCCTGATCGCTTCTTCTATCTTTGTTATAGCAGCGAAGAACATTGTCAGGGCAGGGTTATCCCTTATAGTTTCCCTGTTCAGTGTGGCAGGGCTTTATATGCTGCTTAACGCCTACTTTCTTGGAGTGATCCAGGTGCTGGTATATGTAGGTGCAATTGGTATACTGATTCTGTTTGCGATAATGCTGACAAAAACAGAGATGGGAAGTGATAGTGATGTTAGATAA
- the fpoI gene encoding F420H2 dehydrogenase subunit FpoI, with the protein MVMKNILKSLRNIYRPPVTRKYPESETEMSERYKGLQKLDKSKCIGCGICANTCPNRAIRVVRAKVSKDSDKQRWFPEIDIGHCMFCGLCIDQCPKEALSSTGVCSKGIVKWKHEELLCTPDMLARDVPIDDEEGKE; encoded by the coding sequence ATGGTAATGAAAAATATATTAAAATCATTAAGGAACATCTACAGACCCCCCGTTACCCGAAAATATCCGGAATCAGAAACTGAGATGTCTGAGAGGTATAAGGGGCTTCAGAAACTTGATAAATCCAAATGTATTGGCTGTGGTATATGTGCAAACACATGCCCCAACAGAGCGATAAGGGTAGTAAGGGCAAAGGTCAGCAAAGACAGTGATAAGCAAAGGTGGTTCCCGGAAATAGATATTGGTCACTGTATGTTCTGTGGTCTATGCATTGACCAGTGTCCAAAGGAAGCTCTGTCAAGTACAGGAGTATGTTCTAAAGGAATTGTAAAATGGAAACATGAGGAGCTTCTCTGCACGCCGGATATGCTGGCAAGGGATGTTCCGATCGATGATGAGGAGGGAAAGGAGTAA
- the fpoB gene encoding F(420)H(2) dehydrogenase subunit B: MGEMNQNMTQKIKEKVEEEVNPEEIPGVITTTSNAISDFIKKTAAQDFINWGRKNSLWFMTQPMGCCGVEMIATGCAHYDTDRFGIIPRNSPRHADVMIISGYVTKKYLPALKKLWEQMASPKWIIAMGDCSISGGPFYESYSTVQNIDEIFPIDVFIPGCPPRPEALLEGFIQLQKKIAAKKDKGTNY; encoded by the coding sequence ATGGGAGAAATGAATCAGAATATGACCCAGAAAATCAAAGAAAAAGTGGAGGAAGAAGTAAATCCGGAAGAGATTCCCGGAGTCATTACCACAACTTCCAATGCAATAAGTGATTTTATAAAAAAGACAGCAGCCCAGGATTTTATTAACTGGGGCAGAAAGAATTCTCTATGGTTCATGACCCAGCCCATGGGTTGCTGTGGTGTGGAAATGATTGCAACAGGCTGTGCCCACTATGACACTGACAGGTTTGGTATAATTCCAAGGAACTCGCCAAGGCATGCAGATGTTATGATTATAAGTGGCTATGTGACCAAAAAGTACCTGCCTGCCCTTAAAAAACTATGGGAACAGATGGCCTCACCCAAATGGATCATTGCCATGGGTGATTGTTCAATAAGCGGTGGTCCATTCTATGAGTCATACAGCACTGTGCAGAATATTGATGAGATATTCCCGATTGATGTGTTCATTCCCGGCTGTCCTCCAAGACCTGAGGCTTTGCTTGAAGGTTTCATCCAGCTTCAGAAGAAAATTGCAGCAAAGAAAGATAAGGGTACCAACTACTGA
- the fpoD gene encoding F420H2 dehydrogenase subunit FpoD gives MIEKTTPSEMIVHIGPQHPMQPGPYRLNVKLHGETVVDLDVELGFIHKGIEKILESKTYLQGITIVDRMCYLAALSNEEVFCGCVERLAGIEPTPRSQYIRVIVEELSRIQSHLLGFGEFGHFIGYASMFMFTIKEREEVLSLLEMVTGARITHSYIRFGGVREDLPEGFEEKCKKVFEGVRIACDEYEELLSTDTIFKERAVGVGVLTADIAKEYGVAGPALRATGVPFDIRRNEPYLAYDDLDFNVCTQKEGDIFARVKVRLDEIRESMYIIEQALDQIPQGPLFPEDSPYGRRTPVMRVPQGEVFFRVEDPRGEMGMYMVSDGSDKPYRVKVRGPVFPTMQALPPLIKGESIADVTAIAGSMDSCTSEADR, from the coding sequence ATGATAGAGAAAACCACTCCTTCTGAGATGATAGTTCACATCGGTCCCCAGCACCCGATGCAGCCTGGTCCCTACAGACTCAATGTCAAGCTGCATGGTGAAACAGTTGTGGATCTTGATGTGGAACTGGGATTTATCCATAAAGGTATTGAAAAAATTCTGGAAAGTAAGACATACCTGCAGGGAATCACAATTGTGGATAGAATGTGCTATCTTGCTGCTCTTTCCAATGAAGAGGTATTCTGCGGGTGTGTAGAGCGTCTGGCTGGTATTGAACCCACACCAAGATCCCAGTATATTCGAGTAATAGTTGAGGAACTGTCCCGAATACAGAGCCATCTGCTTGGATTCGGAGAGTTCGGGCACTTCATAGGCTATGCCTCAATGTTCATGTTCACGATCAAAGAAAGGGAAGAGGTACTGTCTCTGCTTGAAATGGTTACAGGTGCCAGGATAACTCATTCTTATATCCGGTTTGGCGGTGTAAGGGAAGACCTTCCGGAAGGTTTTGAAGAGAAGTGTAAAAAGGTATTTGAAGGTGTCAGGATTGCCTGTGATGAATATGAAGAACTGCTGAGCACAGATACTATTTTCAAGGAGAGGGCAGTTGGTGTAGGAGTCCTGACTGCTGACATTGCTAAAGAATATGGTGTTGCAGGACCTGCACTCCGCGCCACTGGCGTGCCTTTTGATATACGCAGAAATGAGCCATATCTGGCATATGATGATCTTGATTTCAATGTCTGCACCCAGAAAGAAGGCGATATATTTGCCAGGGTCAAGGTACGTCTGGATGAGATCCGTGAGAGCATGTATATAATAGAGCAGGCCCTTGACCAGATCCCTCAGGGTCCTCTGTTCCCGGAAGATTCACCGTATGGCAGAAGAACCCCTGTAATGAGAGTTCCCCAGGGTGAGGTATTCTTCAGGGTGGAGGATCCACGGGGTGAGATGGGAATGTACATGGTGTCAGATGGTTCTGATAAACCATACCGTGTAAAGGTCAGAGGTCCTGTGTTCCCTACAATGCAGGCATTGCCTCCATTGATCAAAGGAGAGTCTATAGCTGATGTTACTGCGATTGCCGGTAGCATGGATTCATGTACCAGTGAGGCGGACAGGTGA
- a CDS encoding NADH-quinone oxidoreductase subunit J family protein, producing MLDNPVEKLAPLSRFVPSNPGSLLIVLLFLAVISVSLIGTTWPVADQPIADFADPSNIEKIGMLLFTEFVVAFEVLALALLASLIGAIYLAREEVEK from the coding sequence ATGTTAGATAACCCGGTTGAAAAACTTGCACCATTATCCAGATTTGTTCCCTCAAATCCTGGCAGTCTGTTGATCGTACTGCTCTTTCTGGCAGTTATTTCAGTATCCCTGATAGGTACAACATGGCCGGTTGCAGATCAGCCAATAGCTGATTTTGCAGATCCAAGCAACATAGAAAAAATTGGAATGCTGCTGTTTACTGAATTTGTTGTTGCTTTTGAGGTACTTGCACTGGCCCTGCTTGCAAGCCTTATAGGTGCGATATATCTTGCAAGAGAGGAGGTCGAAAAATGA
- a CDS encoding NADH-quinone oxidoreductase subunit A: protein MAGIIDSYIPVAIILVVAIIMPIITMFFVNILSPRSPGETKFSTYESGSDPTGEARIQFKVEYYLYAIAFVIFDVAILFMFPWSVIFAGYDMAAILTIELLIFITILLFGFIYLWKKEGLKWEK from the coding sequence ATGGCAGGAATAATTGACAGTTACATCCCAGTTGCCATCATACTAGTAGTGGCAATCATTATGCCTATTATTACGATGTTCTTTGTGAACATCCTGAGTCCCCGAAGTCCGGGTGAAACAAAGTTCTCTACCTATGAATCAGGTTCGGATCCAACAGGTGAAGCAAGGATTCAGTTCAAGGTCGAATATTACTTATATGCTATTGCTTTTGTTATTTTTGACGTGGCTATACTGTTCATGTTCCCGTGGTCGGTGATCTTTGCTGGATATGATATGGCTGCAATCTTGACCATTGAACTCTTGATATTCATTACGATCCTCCTGTTTGGATTCATATACCTGTGGAAGAAGGAGGGCCTTAAATGGGAGAAATGA
- a CDS encoding phytoene desaturase family protein: protein MILKATIIGAGLGGLLSAAKLARSGYDVEVFERLPVIGGRFTNIDHKGYKLSTGALHMIPHGPSGPLAQILRDVGAEVEIVRSRPMSVIRMPADKDSEDYKGGYVDMPFNHFTKPFSFINRLKIAFYTTATKIFPPKEGSFQEWFSKHIHEDWTYRIADSFCGWSLSLRSSDVPAKEAFEIFSNLYRYSGSGVPIGGCEAVIRALEDVIVSCGGRIHTGHEVSEIITENGNATGILCEGNSYSADIVISNLGHRETARICPDLRNKDNYKEYLDSLEKIKPSAGVKICLGAEEPLIGHGGVLLTPYARRVNGINEVTNIDPGLAPPGKHLVMAHQCTPWDRIDHLEEEIELGLRDLEEIFTGKNYEVLMVQSYHNGWPVNRAGSGQDIGNTTPIESLFVVGDGAKGHGGIEVEGIALGVSGTMKKIIH from the coding sequence ATGATCTTGAAGGCAACAATCATAGGTGCAGGACTTGGAGGGCTGCTGAGTGCAGCAAAGCTTGCCAGAAGCGGATATGATGTAGAAGTATTTGAAAGACTCCCGGTAATCGGCGGCAGGTTCACAAATATTGATCATAAAGGATATAAATTAAGCACCGGTGCCCTGCACATGATCCCCCATGGGCCCAGCGGACCTCTGGCACAGATACTAAGGGACGTGGGAGCTGAAGTGGAAATAGTGCGTTCCAGGCCAATGTCAGTTATACGCATGCCTGCAGATAAAGATTCAGAGGACTATAAAGGAGGGTATGTGGATATGCCCTTCAATCATTTTACCAAACCCTTCTCCTTTATAAACAGGTTGAAAATTGCATTTTACACCACAGCAACAAAGATATTTCCTCCAAAGGAGGGATCCTTTCAGGAGTGGTTTTCAAAGCACATACATGAAGACTGGACATACAGGATCGCAGATTCTTTCTGTGGCTGGTCACTGAGCCTTAGAAGCAGTGACGTGCCTGCAAAGGAGGCTTTTGAAATCTTTTCAAACCTGTACCGTTACAGTGGCTCAGGTGTTCCCATCGGAGGGTGTGAAGCCGTGATCCGGGCACTGGAAGATGTGATCGTTTCATGCGGTGGCAGAATACATACAGGCCATGAGGTCAGTGAAATAATCACAGAAAATGGAAATGCAACCGGTATTCTCTGTGAGGGAAATTCCTATTCTGCAGATATCGTTATCAGCAATCTGGGCCACAGGGAAACTGCCAGGATCTGTCCGGATCTCAGGAACAAAGATAATTACAAAGAATATCTGGACAGCCTTGAGAAGATAAAGCCCTCAGCCGGTGTGAAGATATGCCTTGGTGCAGAAGAGCCTCTTATTGGACATGGAGGTGTGCTGCTGACACCCTATGCCCGCAGAGTCAATGGAATCAATGAGGTTACCAATATAGACCCCGGACTTGCACCTCCTGGCAAACACCTGGTAATGGCGCATCAATGCACACCCTGGGACAGAATAGATCATCTTGAAGAGGAGATTGAGCTTGGACTTAGAGATCTTGAAGAAATATTTACCGGGAAAAACTACGAGGTATTAATGGTTCAGTCCTACCATAACGGCTGGCCGGTTAACAGGGCGGGTTCAGGACAGGATATAGGGAATACAACACCCATCGAGAGCCTGTTTGTTGTAGGCGACGGGGCAAAAGGTCATGGTGGTATTGAGGTTGAGGGTATAGCCCTTGGAGTATCCGGCACAATGAAGAAGATCATCCACTAA
- the fpoL gene encoding F420H2 dehydrogenase subunit FpoL: MNIGDIAFLIPLLPALAFVVTLFFGKKMYSGGALLPIGAIGASFVISLLITINLLQNPDQVIHQSVHWFAVFNLGILIDPLAAVMLTMVSLVSLLIHIYAIGYMEHDPSKPRYFAETSLFTAAMLGVVLSDNILQMFIFWELVGLCSYLLIGFWYQKPSAAAAAKKAFLTTRVGDIMFLAGIIILFASMFQAFHGEIPEGVYLLQFSEMFNNIDALSGMTATIFGMEVGHLTLIALLFFGGAIGKSGQFPLHVWLPDAMEGPTTVSALIHAATMVTAGVYLVARTFPMFLAAPDALLVVAYIGGFTALFAATMGLVMNDIKRVLAYSTVSQLGYMVLGLGMGAAVGLEAIGVSVFHLINHAFFKALLFLCAGSVIHAVGTQDMRQMGGLGKAMPITAITMLIASVSLAGFGIPGTSVGTSGFFSKDEIIETAFVFGQHTHDWIPYLFAILAALLTSIYIFRLFFMTFAGKARSKTKAHESPSIMTVPLMILAVFSLIFGALTMKPFIHFLERTFENNVVSLNIEHLASLGNYNLVQEHGHEPLLILWLPVIVAAAGLVISYLLYYRQVIDINKVVSRQNPVYKLLYNRYYQHRILTELLATRIVYETISLSADFFDRKFIDSIVDGTGKVTMSTGNVLRRIQTGVVQNYVTAVIAGVGLLIVLLKLIVEVL, translated from the coding sequence ATGAACATAGGAGATATTGCATTTTTAATACCACTTCTTCCGGCACTTGCGTTTGTAGTTACTCTCTTCTTTGGAAAGAAGATGTATTCCGGAGGTGCACTGCTTCCAATAGGGGCAATTGGTGCATCATTTGTAATCTCACTGCTGATAACCATTAATCTGCTACAGAATCCTGATCAGGTTATACACCAGTCTGTCCACTGGTTTGCTGTGTTCAATCTGGGTATTCTGATTGATCCGCTTGCTGCGGTCATGCTGACAATGGTATCACTTGTGAGCCTGTTGATCCATATTTATGCTATAGGTTATATGGAACATGACCCCTCAAAACCAAGATATTTTGCAGAAACATCCCTGTTCACTGCCGCAATGCTTGGTGTGGTACTCTCAGATAATATCCTTCAGATGTTCATTTTCTGGGAACTGGTAGGTCTGTGTTCTTATCTTCTTATTGGTTTCTGGTACCAGAAGCCTTCTGCAGCTGCAGCTGCAAAGAAAGCATTCCTGACAACCCGTGTAGGAGACATCATGTTCCTTGCAGGAATAATCATCCTGTTTGCTAGCATGTTCCAGGCATTCCATGGTGAGATTCCGGAGGGTGTCTATCTTCTGCAGTTTAGTGAAATGTTCAATAACATAGATGCATTGTCAGGAATGACTGCAACCATATTTGGAATGGAAGTAGGTCATCTGACACTGATCGCACTGCTCTTCTTTGGAGGAGCTATAGGTAAATCAGGCCAGTTCCCGCTGCATGTATGGCTTCCTGATGCAATGGAAGGTCCAACAACAGTCTCGGCTCTCATCCATGCAGCAACCATGGTTACAGCCGGTGTGTATCTGGTAGCAAGAACTTTCCCTATGTTCCTTGCAGCACCTGATGCACTGCTTGTGGTAGCTTATATTGGAGGGTTCACAGCGCTGTTTGCAGCAACCATGGGACTTGTGATGAATGATATCAAACGTGTACTTGCATATTCCACAGTCAGTCAGCTGGGTTACATGGTACTTGGACTTGGAATGGGTGCAGCAGTAGGACTGGAAGCTATTGGTGTATCTGTGTTCCATCTGATCAACCATGCATTCTTCAAGGCACTGCTCTTTTTGTGTGCTGGAAGTGTTATCCATGCTGTAGGCACTCAGGATATGCGCCAGATGGGAGGACTTGGTAAAGCGATGCCCATAACCGCAATTACGATGCTTATTGCTTCCGTCTCACTGGCAGGATTTGGTATTCCTGGAACATCGGTGGGCACCAGTGGTTTCTTCAGTAAGGATGAAATCATTGAAACTGCATTTGTATTTGGACAGCATACTCATGACTGGATTCCGTATCTGTTTGCAATCCTGGCAGCCCTTCTAACGTCCATTTATATATTCAGGCTGTTTTTCATGACATTTGCCGGAAAGGCACGCAGTAAAACAAAGGCGCATGAATCGCCTTCTATCATGACCGTTCCATTGATGATACTGGCAGTATTTTCACTGATATTTGGTGCACTCACAATGAAGCCATTCATCCACTTCCTGGAGCGAACCTTTGAAAATAACGTGGTCAGCCTTAACATTGAACACCTGGCAAGCCTTGGAAATTATAATCTTGTTCAGGAACATGGACATGAACCTCTGCTGATCCTGTGGTTGCCTGTAATTGTTGCAGCAGCTGGTCTTGTGATATCATATCTACTCTATTACAGACAGGTGATTGATATCAATAAAGTGGTTTCAAGACAGAATCCTGTATACAAACTGCTTTATAACAGATATTACCAGCACAGGATACTGACTGAACTGCTGGCAACAAGGATTGTATATGAAACAATAAGTCTTTCAGCTGATTTCTTCGACCGCAAGTTTATAGATTCCATAGTAGACGGGACCGGTAAAGTAACAATGTCCACAGGTAATGTCCTGAGACGGATACAGACAGGTGTTGTTCAGAACTATGTGACTGCGGTCATTGCAGGGGTTGGTCTGCTGATCGTACTGCTTAAACTGATCGTGGAGGTACTCTGA